The following are encoded in a window of Mycoplasmopsis bovis PG45 genomic DNA:
- the rpsT gene encoding 30S ribosomal protein S20, producing the protein MANIKSKVKSIAKQEEFRQRNNAMKTRVRKAIRAAREAVLAKEEGFEKKVFEAHSIIATAVQKGIYHPNKGARKSSRLDHFVNEQKSKQ; encoded by the coding sequence ATGGCTAATATTAAATCAAAAGTTAAAAGTATCGCAAAGCAAGAAGAATTTAGACAAAGAAACAACGCAATGAAAACTAGAGTTAGAAAAGCTATAAGAGCTGCTAGAGAAGCAGTTTTAGCAAAAGAAGAAGGCTTTGAAAAGAAAGTTTTTGAGGCTCACTCAATCATTGCTACAGCTGTACAAAAAGGAATTTACCACCCAAATAAAGGTGCAAGAAAATCTTCTCGTTTAGATCACTTTGTTAATGAACAAAAATCAAAACAATAG
- a CDS encoding IS30-like element ISMbov1 family transposase, producing the protein MKTVSNIVGFKSRSIYNLFDRITIETKRGYAKYQKKCKLCGMDLKGKTIYVISALKFLNLIETRHDSKRLENNSKLLMKYIDIFKFYKQLLYFYLKNRNSFNLDSKAVKQSVASIIFKYIRELEAQGKLQNSYVPSVQNFYRILAKHSAFGLKLDILPYKSNGKYGSRTTVKHETKKKTIGKLITERPESVNLRLNDNDYEMDTVIGLRSDNYCILTLINRKSRMFYCTLSRRNAKAIKENLEKLIKDNNLVIDTLTIDNGSKNYKLPEIESIKEIFHCHPYSSSEKGSIENAHRLLRRYIPKGKSIDKYVGQDLKPIADFINSHPRIYKGVSGFKCAKQMQ; encoded by the coding sequence ATGAAAACTGTTTCTAATATTGTGGGATTTAAATCAAGATCAATTTATAACTTATTTGACAGAATTACAATTGAAACAAAGCGTGGCTATGCTAAATACCAAAAGAAATGTAAATTGTGTGGTATGGACTTAAAAGGCAAAACAATATATGTAATTAGTGCTCTCAAATTTTTGAATTTAATTGAAACAAGACATGATTCAAAAAGATTAGAAAACAATTCTAAATTGCTTATGAAATACATTGACATTTTTAAGTTTTACAAACAGTTACTGTACTTTTATTTGAAGAATAGAAATAGTTTTAACTTAGATAGTAAAGCTGTTAAACAGTCTGTGGCAAGCATTATTTTTAAATACATAAGAGAACTAGAAGCACAGGGAAAACTTCAAAATTCATATGTTCCATCAGTTCAAAACTTTTACCGTATATTGGCTAAACATAGTGCTTTTGGTCTAAAATTAGATATTCTTCCATATAAATCAAACGGCAAATATGGAAGTAGAACAACAGTAAAGCATGAGACAAAGAAAAAGACAATAGGCAAACTTATTACTGAACGTCCAGAATCAGTTAATTTAAGACTAAATGACAATGATTATGAAATGGACACTGTAATTGGTTTAAGATCTGACAATTATTGCATTCTTACATTAATCAACAGAAAATCTAGAATGTTTTATTGCACGCTCTCTAGAAGAAATGCAAAAGCAATAAAAGAAAATTTGGAGAAATTAATTAAGGACAATAATCTTGTTATTGACACATTAACTATTGATAATGGAAGCAAAAATTACAAACTTCCAGAGATAGAATCAATCAAAGAAATTTTCCATTGTCATCCTTATTCATCATCAGAAAAAGGTAGCATTGAAAATGCTCACAGACTTTTAAGAAGATACATTCCAAAGGGAAAATCTATAGATAAATATGTTGGTCAAGATCTAAAACCAATAGCCGATTTTATAAATTCACATCCAAGAATTTATAAAGGTGTCTCAGGCTTTAAATGCGCTAAGCAAATGCAATAA
- a CDS encoding transketolase-like TK C-terminal-containing protein produces MNINQKVVASMQAIALDSINNAGGGHIGSAIDICPIMYAVVAKHMKISADHPKWISRDRLILSAGHASMSFYSMMHFLGLLSLDEMKNHKRKHSKTPSHPETDAFDFVDASTGPLGQGIAMGVGMAIAEKKMSLKINKGNTKVIDNYTYVIAGDGCLQEGIAHEALQIASVMKLNKFILIHDYNKIQLDTKVSDVSNVDLLAYFKALNFNVIEINEASYDNIDKAITEAKKSDRPTYIMVHNIIAPFTPFENTTKGHHGILNSEQTIEFKKAIGLENKAPFEYDSDVYEYGRIIIANKAKSYEEWLVELDNHKKQFPWIHSLLLETINNETNYDFSNILVKQDDLAIRDYFKAFSEIVDFSYPFLIGGGADVGSSTKVRFADSILDYGQRIDYGVREFAMTAINNGINLYGGLKTADSTFLAFSDYAKGALRLGGIMKLPAVHLYSHDSYLVGDDGPTHQPIEQVTVLRSIPNLLVIRPCDKYELVMGLNYAYNNTSTQVAIIGTRQPIKTMHSSKFSEFMAASLVYENKEFDISILSSGSEVELAYKTAVELKNHGIIANVISVPVLQKLVDNDELAIKLKLDKKPMFAIEASNDPLWYKLSKYNKIDGHFASEYGFSDKGNVVYDSMGFNVNSIVDKVKQFLSKNA; encoded by the coding sequence ATGAATATTAATCAAAAAGTTGTTGCATCTATGCAAGCAATAGCTTTAGACTCAATAAATAATGCTGGTGGAGGCCATATTGGATCTGCAATTGACATTTGTCCAATAATGTATGCTGTTGTTGCTAAGCATATGAAAATTAGTGCTGATCATCCAAAATGAATTAGCAGAGATAGACTAATTTTATCCGCTGGTCATGCATCAATGTCATTTTATAGTATGATGCACTTTTTAGGATTGCTTTCATTAGATGAAATGAAAAACCATAAAAGAAAGCATTCAAAAACGCCATCACATCCTGAAACTGATGCATTTGATTTTGTCGATGCTTCAACTGGTCCATTAGGACAAGGGATTGCAATGGGTGTTGGTATGGCAATAGCTGAGAAGAAAATGTCGCTTAAAATCAATAAAGGCAACACTAAGGTTATTGATAACTATACATATGTTATTGCAGGTGATGGGTGCTTACAAGAAGGTATTGCGCATGAGGCGCTGCAAATTGCTAGTGTTATGAAACTAAATAAATTTATTTTGATTCATGACTATAATAAAATTCAGCTAGATACAAAGGTTTCTGACGTAAGTAATGTTGACTTATTAGCCTATTTTAAAGCCTTAAACTTCAATGTAATTGAAATTAATGAAGCTTCATATGATAATATTGATAAGGCAATTACTGAAGCTAAAAAGTCTGATAGACCAACTTATATTATGGTGCACAATATAATAGCCCCATTTACTCCATTTGAAAACACCACAAAAGGTCATCACGGAATTTTAAACAGTGAACAAACAATAGAATTTAAAAAGGCAATTGGATTAGAAAATAAAGCACCTTTTGAATATGATTCTGATGTATATGAATATGGCAGAATTATAATTGCTAATAAGGCAAAAAGCTACGAAGAATGATTAGTTGAGTTAGATAATCATAAAAAACAATTTCCGTGAATTCATTCATTATTATTAGAAACTATTAATAACGAGACAAATTATGATTTTTCAAACATCCTTGTAAAACAGGATGATTTGGCAATTAGGGACTATTTTAAGGCATTTAGCGAAATAGTTGATTTTTCATATCCATTTTTAATAGGTGGTGGCGCTGATGTGGGTTCATCAACTAAGGTAAGGTTCGCTGATTCAATACTTGATTATGGTCAAAGAATAGACTATGGTGTAAGAGAATTTGCAATGACTGCAATTAATAATGGCATTAATTTATATGGTGGATTAAAAACTGCTGATTCAACTTTTTTAGCATTTTCGGATTATGCTAAGGGAGCACTAAGATTAGGTGGAATAATGAAACTTCCTGCAGTGCATTTATATTCACATGATTCTTATTTAGTTGGAGATGATGGTCCTACTCATCAACCAATAGAACAAGTAACTGTTTTAAGATCTATTCCAAATTTATTGGTAATTCGCCCTTGTGATAAATATGAACTAGTAATGGGATTAAATTATGCATATAATAATACAAGTACCCAAGTTGCAATAATAGGAACTAGACAACCAATTAAAACAATGCACTCAAGTAAGTTTTCTGAATTTATGGCAGCTAGTTTGGTATATGAAAACAAAGAGTTTGATATATCAATTCTATCATCAGGTTCTGAAGTTGAATTAGCCTATAAAACAGCCGTAGAATTAAAAAATCACGGCATAATTGCTAATGTTATATCTGTTCCAGTGTTACAAAAATTAGTTGATAATGATGAATTAGCTATAAAACTTAAATTAGATAAAAAACCTATGTTTGCAATAGAAGCATCAAACGATCCACTATGATATAAATTAAGTAAATATAACAAAATAGATGGTCATTTTGCTTCTGAATACGGATTTTCTGACAAAGGAAATGTTGTATATGATTCTATGGGATTTAATGTCAATAGCATAGTTGATAAAGTAAAACAATTCTTGTCAAAAAATGCTTAA
- a CDS encoding inorganic diphosphatase codes for MSNVIEIKIEIPKNSNIKYEYNREDGQIHVDRILRGDFKYPCNYGFIPNALDWDGDELDVLLYSPETFIPGVVVNARIIGAMKMNDSGETDTKLIAVHDDDYRLANINSLKELPEPFLLDIETFFNNYKNWKKPNLTKVLGFEDEKWAFAELEECKELMDKYGKMPKKEFVAKMMKEHPEKYTF; via the coding sequence ATGTCAAATGTAATAGAAATTAAAATTGAAATACCTAAAAATTCAAACATAAAATATGAATATAATCGTGAAGATGGACAAATTCACGTTGATAGAATTTTAAGAGGAGATTTTAAATATCCTTGCAACTATGGCTTTATTCCAAATGCCTTAGACTGAGATGGTGATGAATTAGATGTTTTATTATACAGCCCAGAAACATTTATTCCCGGTGTTGTAGTTAATGCTCGTATTATTGGTGCTATGAAAATGAATGATTCAGGTGAAACTGATACTAAATTAATTGCTGTGCATGATGATGATTATCGTTTAGCAAATATTAATAGCTTAAAAGAGTTGCCTGAACCATTTCTATTAGATATAGAAACATTTTTTAATAATTACAAAAACTGAAAGAAACCAAACTTAACTAAAGTATTAGGTTTTGAAGATGAAAAATGAGCCTTTGCAGAACTAGAAGAGTGCAAAGAATTAATGGATAAGTATGGCAAAATGCCTAAAAAAGAATTTGTTGCTAAAATGATGAAAGAACATCCTGAAAAATACACATTTTAA
- a CDS encoding ribose-phosphate pyrophosphokinase has translation MNNNNALLFGMPNCIKLAERISKMINIPLSTLTLTKFADGETMPVSDEAVRGKDVYIIASTSRPVNDNLMILYLFIDSLKRASAKSINIALAYYGYARQDRKASGRQPIGAKLVADFLETAGASKIITVDLHNSAIQGFFNIPIDDLKASFTLAKAIKRSHEKFTVVSPDHGGTVRARSLAELISNDIKISIIDKRRTGINQTEVMGLIGDVKDQNAVIIDDIIDTGGTIIKAAETLKQYGAKKIVIAATHGIFSKGFDIFENNPAVEKVIITDSIDNDELLDKYKKLEIVSLDRFLGSVIDCSINGKSISMLYDKFAKEIKDNESDK, from the coding sequence ATGAACAACAATAACGCATTGCTTTTTGGTATGCCAAATTGCATAAAGCTAGCTGAAAGAATATCAAAAATGATAAATATTCCTCTTTCAACACTAACACTAACTAAATTTGCTGATGGCGAAACAATGCCTGTTAGTGATGAGGCAGTAAGAGGAAAAGATGTTTACATTATTGCTAGCACATCTAGACCGGTTAATGATAATTTAATGATTTTATATTTATTTATTGACTCACTTAAAAGAGCTAGTGCTAAGTCTATAAACATTGCATTGGCCTACTACGGATATGCCCGTCAAGACAGAAAGGCTAGTGGCCGTCAACCTATTGGTGCTAAATTAGTGGCAGACTTTTTAGAAACTGCTGGGGCTTCAAAAATAATAACTGTTGACTTACATAACTCAGCAATTCAAGGTTTTTTTAATATTCCAATTGATGACTTGAAAGCTTCTTTTACTTTAGCTAAAGCAATTAAGAGAAGCCATGAAAAATTTACAGTAGTAAGCCCAGACCATGGCGGAACTGTAAGAGCTAGAAGTTTAGCAGAATTAATTTCAAACGATATTAAAATTAGCATTATTGACAAGCGTAGAACAGGCATTAATCAAACTGAAGTTATGGGACTAATTGGTGATGTTAAAGACCAAAATGCAGTTATTATAGATGATATCATTGACACTGGTGGAACTATTATTAAAGCTGCTGAAACTTTAAAACAATATGGAGCTAAAAAAATCGTTATAGCTGCTACTCACGGTATTTTTAGCAAGGGCTTTGACATTTTCGAAAATAATCCAGCTGTTGAAAAAGTTATAATAACAGATTCAATTGACAATGACGAATTATTAGACAAGTACAAAAAATTAGAAATTGTGAGCTTAGATAGATTTTTAGGAAGTGTTATTGATTGTTCAATTAATGGCAAATCTATATCAATGTTATATGATAAATTTGCAAAAGAAATAAAAGATAATGAATCAGATAAATAA
- a CDS encoding MAG1890 family putative lipoprotein, with translation MLDIKNKGSLLSSDVTIHNIEKHAEVSKPEHINLEFESVTQRNNSIEVEYRIINKDKSKSLPNKVVITGFKDSLINENIIIKPEPIPPINHEKPIMKDIETNTNDESSSSSSSSTSRTESGTQSDSPASSNSSSTSRTESGTQSDSPASSEPEKANSEPSNERKIKETGYKLNELTAYPYDLIDVDDKANKDELAKKLDDIIAHRKGSIIITGGTFFSRLNFSPLTGLSINKSIKPETKSKISTHNPSIGFFKGSQGFGIKVEHHGDKNNKKYLFKWHLVKEDGNFGSKLYEQIIDLS, from the coding sequence ATGCTTGATATAAAGAATAAAGGTTCTTTACTATCAAGTGATGTTACAATACACAATATAGAAAAACACGCCGAAGTTTCTAAACCTGAACACATAAATCTTGAATTTGAGTCAGTTACTCAAAGAAACAATAGCATAGAAGTTGAATACAGAATTATAAATAAAGATAAAAGTAAATCATTGCCGAACAAAGTTGTAATCACCGGATTTAAAGATTCATTGATAAATGAAAATATTATTATAAAACCTGAACCAATTCCCCCTATTAATCACGAAAAGCCTATTATGAAAGATATAGAAACAAACACTAATGATGAATCAAGTTCATCAAGTTCTTCAAGCACATCTCGTACAGAATCTGGAACTCAAAGCGATTCACCTGCTTCATCAAACTCTTCAAGCACATCTCGTACAGAATCTGGAACTCAAAGCGATTCGCCTGCTTCATCAGAACCTGAAAAAGCAAATAGTGAGCCTTCTAATGAACGTAAAATTAAAGAAACAGGATATAAGCTAAATGAACTAACTGCATATCCTTATGACTTAATTGATGTTGATGATAAAGCTAATAAGGATGAGTTAGCCAAGAAACTTGATGATATTATTGCCCACAGAAAAGGATCTATAATAATAACGGGCGGTACATTCTTTAGTAGACTTAATTTTTCACCGCTTACTGGATTGTCAATAAACAAATCTATAAAACCTGAAACAAAGAGTAAAATCAGCACGCATAATCCATCAATTGGATTCTTTAAGGGAAGTCAAGGATTCGGCATAAAAGTTGAGCACCATGGCGATAAAAATAATAAAAAATACTTATTTAAATGACATTTAGTAAAAGAAGATGGAAACTTTGGCTCAAAGCTTTATGAACAAATAATAGATCTTTCTTAG
- the rsmG gene encoding 16S rRNA (guanine(527)-N(7))-methyltransferase RsmG — MWFYSVDEIFNQGILGSILVFENAMNEYGLDFVNKKILDIGAGAGFPSVPLLIALDNKFELVIMESITKRCTFLESVKNEFNLNLTIINARAEEINDYNSYFDYICARAVGSVIKIYLMANHHLAQNGCFILPKGKNYHAEIDEFKNKFTLEKDNISSFEYEDSINNENSSLVLIKKTKPTPRGWPWKWAKIKNY, encoded by the coding sequence TTGTGGTTTTATAGTGTAGATGAGATATTTAATCAAGGCATTTTGGGTTCCATCCTAGTTTTTGAAAATGCAATGAATGAGTATGGCCTTGATTTTGTAAATAAAAAGATTTTAGATATTGGAGCTGGAGCTGGATTTCCTTCAGTTCCATTATTAATTGCTTTAGACAATAAATTTGAGTTAGTAATTATGGAAAGCATTACAAAAAGATGCACCTTTTTAGAATCGGTTAAGAATGAATTTAATCTTAACTTAACAATAATAAATGCTAGAGCCGAAGAAATAAATGATTATAACTCGTACTTTGATTATATATGTGCTCGTGCAGTTGGTTCTGTTATTAAAATATATTTAATGGCTAATCATCATCTTGCTCAAAATGGCTGTTTTATACTACCAAAGGGCAAAAATTATCACGCTGAAATTGATGAATTTAAAAATAAATTCACATTAGAAAAAGATAATATTTCATCATTTGAGTATGAAGATTCAATAAATAATGAAAACTCATCATTAGTGTTAATTAAAAAAACAAAGCCAACTCCTAGAGGTTGACCTTGAAAATGGGCAAAAATTAAAAATTATTAA
- a CDS encoding endonuclease, which translates to MMNSKMIKHKFLVSLGLISTPVLSLTVLSSTGCNNKNSTTDDNYLIPEKSFYEKSNYYDSLEGLNGNKLYSELIKIQHNHLSGIKSYRYLKTIYKDAFKDLYYEKDGSLLDIYSENPIGKDPYNYSFNDSGSSAKSEGLGFNREHLVPQSWFKKEKLARQDAHHVWPTDILVNNKRDNYPFGKVTNAIFTSKNGTKIDSYLAEPIDEFKGDIARAHLYFAITHASRYKMHSKGNDVFKFLDNKPLVNKYFDTYTKWAKKDQINLFDIVRNNEIAKHQNGLRNPFSDYPELIDLIINPGNKVFVNKGILKSNIAV; encoded by the coding sequence ATGATGAATAGTAAAATGATTAAACATAAATTTTTAGTATCTTTAGGACTAATAAGTACACCAGTATTATCGCTTACAGTTTTATCATCTACTGGATGCAACAACAAAAATAGCACAACAGATGATAATTATTTAATTCCGGAAAAATCCTTTTATGAAAAAAGTAACTATTATGATAGTTTAGAAGGCTTAAATGGAAATAAACTATATAGTGAATTAATTAAAATTCAGCATAATCATTTATCTGGAATTAAGTCATATAGATACCTAAAAACTATTTATAAAGATGCTTTTAAAGATCTTTATTATGAAAAAGATGGATCACTTTTAGATATTTATTCAGAAAATCCTATTGGCAAGGATCCTTATAATTATTCTTTTAATGATTCTGGTTCTTCGGCTAAAAGTGAGGGATTGGGATTTAACCGTGAGCATTTAGTGCCTCAATCGTGATTTAAAAAAGAAAAACTTGCTAGACAAGATGCTCATCATGTTTGACCTACTGATATTCTTGTAAATAATAAAAGGGATAATTATCCTTTTGGTAAGGTAACTAATGCTATATTTACCTCAAAAAATGGAACTAAAATAGATAGTTATTTAGCTGAACCAATAGACGAATTTAAAGGCGATATTGCTAGAGCACATCTTTACTTTGCTATAACACATGCTAGCAGATATAAAATGCATAGTAAGGGCAATGATGTCTTTAAGTTTTTGGATAATAAACCATTAGTTAATAAGTATTTTGATACGTATACTAAGTGAGCCAAAAAAGACCAAATTAATTTGTTTGATATAGTAAGAAATAATGAAATTGCTAAGCATCAAAATGGGCTTAGAAATCCTTTTAGTGACTATCCAGAATTAATTGACTTAATTATTAATCCAGGCAACAAAGTATTTGTTAATAAGGGAATTCTAAAGTCTAATATAGCAGTTTAA
- a CDS encoding HinT-interacting membrane complex protein P80 has product MGKKKTPFFERLLQKNAEQENKNKTTGKSKKSRSWKIATTSTVLVLAVATGITVPLVINSTKKNFIDGYASNTNVASAKIGDHNLDLNFGDFKDIYQNHNTSTSEERLKEIDKIILYYLYDQEQKASAEYQKLWNDSKRSDEKDNNSFRLPTLDELKTKFKNELVDIENNMKLQFGTANWQTEFNKHLVQKYNGAKNIDEAVKNKTFEHIKSDALRRFRLTNGDSKKDEIERKGKDGKHVFDWWHKDKKESKFIELEDKSKLALATDSFVFKDSYKSIDPFIDSYIANEKPRIISEFTIPGIAPAKKNEKWKIDKNIFLRYLFYAKKGTFGLSKVTEGYNVVKEKFNSFDHYIKSVVGNPNGNNILPDEAIQYSSILNMFSTSKDDIKKNWGTSGLTSISELVTGDNFQKFLASNPKLLFGDNYTDSNSGSNGQKPKEIDLFENIKKIKEEINKLVKNGNGVDSSSSGGSSGNGNGTVSNNEQAAVYNTRLEKFFTEVNESQNKGLTEKVFEDNILKKFAEIFETSEKIQTVYKVKFDNNGSNGAKNVRGILSPEGFKLLMFGNEIKKDDLVKMIKNDFILNNKYKKQLGVRYNALQKLNKQLSRNEYILKMLEDNEFKEYLKTQNNNFATDQNGKKLENVKYNEQSIKDLIASSTAAIQFDKISNFIKLSKAAAAWIETRAKNNYDELFELKDGKAYFKHNKDKTAASLVLEYLKKEFNLEAK; this is encoded by the coding sequence ATGGGAAAGAAAAAAACACCATTTTTCGAGCGTCTTTTACAAAAAAATGCTGAACAAGAAAATAAAAACAAGACAACTGGCAAAAGTAAAAAAAGTAGAAGTTGAAAAATAGCAACAACTTCTACAGTTTTGGTTTTAGCTGTAGCTACAGGTATTACTGTTCCTCTTGTAATTAATTCAACTAAAAAGAATTTTATTGATGGGTATGCATCAAACACTAATGTTGCTAGTGCAAAAATTGGCGATCATAATCTAGATCTAAACTTTGGGGACTTTAAAGATATATACCAAAATCATAATACTTCTACGTCTGAAGAGAGATTAAAGGAAATTGATAAAATCATTCTTTACTATCTTTATGATCAAGAGCAAAAGGCTTCAGCTGAATACCAAAAGTTGTGAAACGATTCAAAAAGAAGTGATGAAAAAGACAACAATTCTTTCCGTTTGCCAACTTTAGACGAACTTAAGACTAAATTTAAAAATGAGCTTGTGGATATTGAAAACAATATGAAACTTCAATTTGGTACAGCTAACTGACAAACCGAGTTCAACAAGCATTTAGTTCAAAAATATAATGGTGCTAAAAACATTGATGAAGCAGTTAAAAACAAAACTTTTGAACATATTAAGTCAGATGCCTTGCGTCGTTTTAGATTAACTAATGGTGATTCTAAAAAGGATGAAATTGAAAGAAAAGGTAAAGATGGCAAGCATGTTTTTGACTGATGGCACAAAGACAAAAAAGAAAGTAAGTTCATTGAACTGGAAGACAAGTCTAAATTAGCTTTAGCAACAGACAGTTTTGTTTTTAAAGATTCATACAAATCAATTGATCCTTTTATTGATTCATACATTGCAAACGAAAAACCAAGAATTATTAGCGAATTTACTATTCCTGGCATTGCTCCTGCTAAGAAAAACGAAAAGTGAAAGATTGATAAAAACATATTCCTAAGATATCTTTTCTATGCTAAAAAAGGCACTTTTGGACTAAGTAAAGTTACTGAAGGTTACAATGTAGTTAAAGAAAAATTTAACTCATTTGACCATTACATTAAATCTGTAGTAGGTAATCCAAATGGAAATAATATACTTCCTGATGAAGCAATTCAATATTCATCAATTCTTAATATGTTCTCAACTAGTAAAGATGATATTAAGAAAAACTGAGGCACTTCGGGTTTAACATCAATATCAGAATTAGTAACTGGAGATAACTTCCAAAAATTCCTAGCAAGCAATCCAAAATTGTTATTTGGTGATAACTATACTGACAGTAACAGTGGTTCAAACGGCCAAAAGCCTAAAGAGATTGATTTATTTGAAAATATCAAAAAAATTAAAGAGGAAATTAATAAACTTGTTAAGAATGGCAATGGTGTTGATAGTTCATCATCTGGTGGCAGTTCTGGTAATGGCAATGGAACAGTTTCAAACAATGAACAAGCTGCTGTCTATAATACAAGACTAGAGAAATTCTTCACTGAAGTGAATGAATCTCAAAACAAAGGCTTAACTGAAAAAGTTTTTGAAGACAACATACTCAAGAAATTTGCTGAAATATTTGAAACTTCCGAAAAAATTCAAACAGTTTATAAAGTTAAATTTGATAACAACGGTAGCAATGGTGCAAAAAATGTAAGGGGAATCCTTTCGCCTGAAGGTTTTAAGTTGTTGATGTTTGGTAATGAAATCAAAAAAGATGACTTAGTAAAAATGATCAAAAATGACTTCATTTTAAACAACAAGTATAAAAAGCAGTTGGGTGTTAGATACAATGCATTACAAAAACTAAACAAGCAACTTTCAAGAAATGAATATATTTTAAAAATGTTGGAAGACAATGAGTTTAAAGAGTATCTTAAAACCCAAAACAATAATTTTGCAACTGATCAAAATGGCAAAAAGTTGGAAAATGTCAAGTATAATGAACAATCAATCAAGGATTTAATTGCTTCTTCAACAGCAGCAATTCAATTTGACAAAATTTCTAATTTCATTAAGTTATCTAAAGCTGCTGCAGCTTGGATAGAAACTAGAGCTAAAAATAACTATGATGAACTATTTGAATTAAAAGATGGCAAAGCATATTTCAAACACAACAAAGATAAGACCGCTGCTTCACTTGTTCTAGAATATTTGAAAAAAGAATTTAATTTAGAAGCTAAATAA
- a CDS encoding MAG1890 family putative lipoprotein produces the protein MLLDIKNKGSLLSSDVTIHNIEKHAKVSKPEHINLEFQSVTQRNNSIEVEYRIINKDKSKSLPNKVVITGFKDSLINENIIIKPEPIPPINHEKPTMKDTETNTNDESSSSSSSSTSRTESGTQSDSPASSSSSSTSRTESGTQSDSPASSGPEKPNSEPSNEHKIKETGYKLNELTAYPYDLIDVDDDADKPELAKKLDDIIAHRKGSIIITGGTFFSRLNFSPLTGLSINKSIKPETKSKISTHNPSIGFFRESNGYGIKVEHHGDKNNKKYLFKWHLVKEDGNFGSKLYEQIIDLS, from the coding sequence ATACTACTTGATATAAAGAACAAGGGTTCCTTACTATCAAGTGATGTTACAATACACAATATAGAAAAACACGCTAAAGTTTCTAAACCTGAACACATAAATCTTGAATTTCAGTCAGTTACTCAAAGAAACAATAGCATAGAAGTTGAATACAGAATTATAAATAAAGATAAAAGTAAATCATTGCCGAACAAAGTTGTAATCACTGGATTTAAAGATTCATTAATAAATGAAAATATTATTATAAAACCTGAACCAATTCCCCCTATTAATCACGAAAAGCCTACTATGAAAGATACAGAAACAAACACTAATGATGAATCAAGTTCATCAAGTTCTTCAAGCACATCTCGTACAGAATCTGGAACTCAAAGTGATTCGCCTGCTTCATCAAGCTCTTCAAGCACATCTCGTACAGAATCTGGAACTCAAAGCGATTCGCCTGCTTCATCAGGACCTGAAAAACCAAATAGTGAGCCTTCCAATGAACATAAAATTAAAGAAACAGGATATAAGCTAAATGAACTAACTGCATATCCTTATGACTTAATTGACGTTGATGATGATGCTGATAAGCCTGAGTTAGCCAAGAAACTTGATGATATTATTGCCCACAGAAAAGGATCTATAATAATAACGGGCGGTACATTCTTTAGTAGACTTAATTTTTCACCGCTTACTGGATTGTCAATAAACAAATCTATAAAACCTGAAACAAAGAGTAAAATCAGCACGCATAATCCATCAATTGGATTCTTTAGAGAAAGTAATGGATACGGCATAAAAGTTGAGCACCATGGCGATAAAAATAATAAAAAATACTTATTTAAATGACATTTAGTAAAAGAAGATGGAAACTTTGGCTCAAAGCTTTATGAACAAATAATAGATCTTTCTTAG